One genomic segment of Cervus canadensis isolate Bull #8, Minnesota chromosome 14, ASM1932006v1, whole genome shotgun sequence includes these proteins:
- the LOC122453193 gene encoding 40S ribosomal protein S6-like, with product MKLNISFPATGCQKLIEVDDERKLRTFYEKRMATEVAADALGEEWKGYVVRISGGNDKQGFPMKQGVLTHGRVRLLLSKGHSCYRPRRTGERKRKSVRGCIVDANLSVLNLVIVKKGEKDIPGLTDTTVPRRLGPKRASRIRKLFNLSKEDDVRQYVVRKPLNKEGKKPRTKAPKIQLLVTPRVLQHKRRRIALKKQRTKKNKEEAAEYAKLVAKRMKEAKEKRQEQIAKRRRLSSLRASTSKSESSQK from the coding sequence ATGAAGCTGAACATCTCTTTCCCGGCCACTGGCTGCCAGAAGCTCATTGAAGTGGATGATGAACGAAAACTTCGTACCTTCTACGAGAAGCGTATGGCCACAGAAGTTGCTGCTGACGCTCTGGGTGAAGAATGGAAGGGTTATGTGGTCCGAATCAGTGGCGGGAACGATAAGCAGGGTTTCCCCATGAAGCAGGGTGTCTTGACCCATGGCCGAGTTCGCCTGCTACTGAGTAAGGGGCATTCCTGTTACAGACCAAGGAGGACTGGAGAGAGGAAGCGCAAATCTGTACGGGGTTGCATTGTGGATGCCAATCTGAGTGTTCTCAACTTGGTCATCgtgaaaaaaggggagaaggatatTCCTGGACTCACTGATACTACAGTGCCTCGTCGCCTGGGTCCCAAAAGAGCTAGCAGAATCCGCAAACTTTTCAATCTCTCTAAAGAAGATGATGTCCGCCAGTATGTTGTGCGAAAGCCCCTAAACAAAGAAGGTAAGAAACCTAGGACTAAAGCACCCAAGATTCAGCTTCTCGTGACTCCACGAGTTCTGCAACACAAACGCCGGCGTATTGCTCTGAAGAAACAGCgtactaagaaaaacaaagaagaggctGCAGAATATGCTAAACTTGTGGCCAAGAGGATGAAGGAGGCCAAAGAAAAACGGCAGGAACAGATTGCCAAGAGACGGAGGCTGTCCTCTCTGAGAGCTTCTACTTCTAAGTCTGAGTCCAGTCAAAAATGA